Part of the Deltaproteobacteria bacterium genome is shown below.
AATATTACAAAAAATATGTTTGAAGATAGAAAAGATGCAGGCAAGAAGCTGGCTAAAGCTTTAGAAAAATATAAGAATAAAGGTGTTTTAGTTCTGGCAATTCCAAGAGGCGGGGTTGAAGTAGGATACCAGATTGCCAAATATTTAAATGCAGATTTTTCTATTTTGATATCGAGAAAACTGCCTTTTCCATATAATCCAGAATCAGGATTTGGTGCAATTGCAGAAGATGGAAGCACATTTATCTTTGAGGATGCTGAAAGATGGCTTTCTAAACAAACAATTGCTGAAGTTGTAAAAGAGCAAAAACAGGAAATCATAAGAAGGATAGCAGTATTGAGAAAAAATAAGCCTTTGCCGGAGATTACAGACAGAATTGTTATATTGGTTGACGATGGCATTGCTATGGGTTCTACTATGCAAGCGTCTATAATGCTTTGCAAAAATAAGGGAGCAGGAAAAATTATCGTAGCAGTGCCTGTTTCAGGAGAAGATACGGCAGAAGAGATAGAAAAAATAGTAGATGAAATAGTAGTTTTGGAAAAACCCAAATTTTTTCAAGCAGTAGCCCAGGTTTATAGAAATTGGTATGATGTCTCAGACAAAGAGGTATTGGAAACTATGGAAAGATGGAAGCATAACAATGTGAATTAATAGTTTGTTCACAGGTATAAATAGTTCTGGAAAAAATTCTCAAATAATATAAAAATATATAGAAATATGTAAGAGGAGATGTTATGAAGTTCGTGAGATTTGAAAAGGACGATAAAATCAGCTACGGTGTTTTGGATGGAAAAAATATTGCAGAAATTTCAGGGCAACCTTTTGAAAAACCTTTAATATACACCAAAAAGATATATAGCCTTGAAGAGGTAAAAATCCTGAGTCCGGTTACGCCCTCAAAGATTATAGGCATAGGCTTGAATTATGCTGAACATATAAAGGAAATGAAAGATAAAAGACCTGCTACACCGAAGATATTTATGAAACCTTCCACCAGTGTTATAGGAACAGGTGAGACAATCATATATCCAACCCATATGTCAAAAAGAGTTGATTATGAGGGGGAACTGGGAATTGTTATAGGAAAAATCACTAAAAATGTAGGTGTAGAGGAAGCTAAAGATTGTATATTCGGGTATACTATTGTCAACGATGTAACTGCAAGAGACTTGCAAAAGATGGATGGAGTGTGGACCAGAGCTAAGGGTTTTGATACCTTCTGTCCTATAGGAAATGTGGTAGAAACAGATATAGATCCCTTAAATCTTCATATTGTTACATATATAAACGGAGAGATAAAGCAAGATTCCTTCACATCTCATATGATATTCAATGTTTATGAGCTTGTCTCTTATGTTTCTAAAATCATGACGCTTTTACCGGGTGATGTGATAGCGAGCGGAACACCAAAAGGCGTAGGTCCTCTCAATATAGATGATGAGGTGGAAATTTCTATAGAGGGCATAGGAACTCTCAAAAATAGAGTGAAGAATGCCTAAAAACTGAATGCCGTGCCTGCCATGCCTGCGCAGACAGGTGAAAACGGGAATCCAGACTCCGCTCTTCTTGTCATTCCCGTGAAAACGGGAATCCAGACTCCGCATCAAGTGCGGAATGACAGGAGAAAGAATGTCATTCCCGCACG
Proteins encoded:
- a CDS encoding phosphoribosyltransferase encodes the protein MFEDRKDAGKKLAKALEKYKNKGVLVLAIPRGGVEVGYQIAKYLNADFSILISRKLPFPYNPESGFGAIAEDGSTFIFEDAERWLSKQTIAEVVKEQKQEIIRRIAVLRKNKPLPEITDRIVILVDDGIAMGSTMQASIMLCKNKGAGKIIVAVPVSGEDTAEEIEKIVDEIVVLEKPKFFQAVAQVYRNWYDVSDKEVLETMERWKHNNVN
- a CDS encoding fumarylacetoacetate hydrolase family protein, whose protein sequence is MKFVRFEKDDKISYGVLDGKNIAEISGQPFEKPLIYTKKIYSLEEVKILSPVTPSKIIGIGLNYAEHIKEMKDKRPATPKIFMKPSTSVIGTGETIIYPTHMSKRVDYEGELGIVIGKITKNVGVEEAKDCIFGYTIVNDVTARDLQKMDGVWTRAKGFDTFCPIGNVVETDIDPLNLHIVTYINGEIKQDSFTSHMIFNVYELVSYVSKIMTLLPGDVIASGTPKGVGPLNIDDEVEISIEGIGTLKNRVKNA